A single region of the Streptomyces caelestis genome encodes:
- a CDS encoding bifunctional glycosyltransferase/CDP-glycerol:glycerophosphate glycerophosphotransferase produces the protein MPRFSIVVPSHGVAGRLPQALDSVLAQSFGDFELIPVCDAPDSPAADVVAGYAERDCRVTPVHSPPSAGLAGARNTGLRSAVGGHVLFLDGDDVLVPGALAALDARLGAVGDVDVLYFEHERTPWWEGEPTNPAAPLLAGTPQGAFSPGRTPRLTGVALPAWSAAYRRGFLTEHGLAFPGDHFTDTGFGGLVALRAERVAALRAVVVRHLLRRQGNRLNLPGEHHAELLDQTELVLTRAVELGLPADRLRPLFEQLFAAVLKTAAHPRRLPAGRRAFFRRAGALYRQYRPTGYQPPGGSLGVQHRLLAAGSYAAFRALRAANRRAARAAALLPRPRGLRTRLRYAAGLRLPLDENLVVYCAYWGRGYACNPAAIHAKARELAPHLRSVFLVEPDAVDSVPKDVEYAVIGSRTYWQVLARAKYLVNNANFADAVVKRRGSVHLQTQHGTPLKKMGADQATYPVVAAATGSFTKLLARVDRWDYNLTSNRHSTQMWEKAFPGAHETLEYGYPRNDVYYTASAEDVARVRKELGVPDGKKALLYAPTHRDHATGFAPGLDLAEFCEAIGDEYVVLLRAHYFYDQGASRGGGRIIDVTGHRSSEDVCLAADALITDYSSIMFDYANLDRPIVVYADDWEVYREVRGVYFDLMESPPGRVARTPEELAAVFRDGGWADESATALRAAFRERFCQFDDGRAAERVVRRVLLGEPPESVPPVIPLAERVPAPAATLVRS, from the coding sequence ATGCCCCGCTTCAGCATCGTCGTCCCGTCCCATGGGGTCGCGGGCCGGCTGCCCCAGGCGCTGGACTCGGTCCTCGCCCAGTCGTTCGGCGACTTCGAGCTGATCCCGGTGTGCGACGCGCCCGATTCACCCGCGGCGGACGTCGTCGCCGGGTACGCCGAGCGGGACTGCCGGGTCACACCGGTGCACTCGCCGCCGTCGGCCGGTCTGGCCGGGGCGCGCAACACCGGGCTGCGGTCGGCGGTCGGCGGCCATGTGCTGTTCCTCGACGGGGACGACGTCCTGGTCCCGGGGGCGCTGGCGGCGCTGGACGCCCGGCTGGGCGCGGTGGGCGACGTCGACGTCCTGTACTTCGAGCACGAGCGCACCCCCTGGTGGGAGGGCGAGCCGACCAACCCGGCAGCGCCCCTGCTGGCCGGGACACCGCAGGGGGCCTTCTCCCCCGGCCGGACCCCGCGGCTGACGGGCGTGGCGCTGCCGGCGTGGAGCGCGGCCTACCGCCGGGGCTTCCTCACCGAGCACGGCCTCGCCTTCCCCGGGGACCACTTCACCGACACCGGGTTCGGCGGTCTCGTCGCCCTGCGGGCGGAGCGGGTGGCGGCCCTGCGCGCGGTCGTCGTCCGGCATCTGCTGCGCCGGCAGGGCAACCGCCTCAACCTGCCCGGGGAGCACCACGCCGAGCTGCTCGACCAGACCGAGCTGGTGCTGACGCGGGCCGTGGAACTGGGGCTGCCGGCGGACCGGCTGAGGCCGCTGTTCGAGCAGCTCTTCGCCGCCGTACTGAAGACGGCCGCGCATCCCCGGCGGCTGCCGGCCGGGCGCCGGGCCTTCTTCCGCCGGGCGGGCGCGCTCTACCGGCAGTACCGCCCCACGGGCTACCAGCCGCCCGGCGGCAGCCTCGGCGTCCAGCACCGGCTGCTGGCGGCCGGGTCGTACGCGGCGTTCCGCGCCCTGCGCGCCGCCAACCGGAGGGCCGCGCGTGCCGCCGCGCTGCTCCCGCGCCCCCGGGGGCTGCGCACCCGCCTGCGCTACGCGGCGGGTCTGCGCCTTCCTCTCGACGAGAACCTCGTCGTGTACTGCGCGTACTGGGGCCGCGGCTACGCCTGCAACCCGGCCGCGATCCACGCCAAGGCCCGTGAACTCGCCCCGCACCTGCGCTCGGTGTTCCTGGTGGAGCCGGACGCGGTGGACAGCGTGCCGAAGGACGTGGAGTACGCGGTGATCGGCAGCCGCACGTACTGGCAGGTGCTGGCCCGCGCCAAGTACCTCGTCAACAACGCCAACTTCGCGGACGCCGTCGTCAAACGCCGCGGCAGCGTGCACCTCCAGACCCAGCACGGCACGCCGCTGAAGAAGATGGGCGCCGACCAGGCGACGTACCCCGTGGTGGCCGCGGCGACCGGGAGCTTCACGAAACTGCTGGCCCGGGTCGACCGCTGGGACTACAACCTCACCTCCAACCGCCACTCCACTCAGATGTGGGAGAAGGCGTTCCCCGGCGCGCACGAGACCCTGGAGTACGGCTATCCGCGCAACGACGTCTACTACACGGCGTCCGCCGAGGACGTCGCCCGCGTCCGCAAGGAGCTGGGCGTCCCCGACGGCAAGAAGGCCCTGCTCTATGCGCCCACGCACCGCGACCACGCCACCGGCTTCGCGCCGGGCCTGGACCTGGCGGAGTTCTGCGAGGCGATCGGCGACGAATACGTGGTGCTGCTGCGCGCTCACTACTTCTACGACCAGGGGGCGAGCCGGGGCGGCGGCCGGATCATCGACGTCACCGGGCACCGCTCGTCGGAGGACGTGTGCCTGGCCGCCGACGCGCTGATCACCGACTACTCGTCGATCATGTTCGACTACGCCAACCTGGACCGGCCGATCGTCGTGTACGCCGACGACTGGGAGGTCTACCGCGAGGTCCGGGGCGTCTACTTCGACCTGATGGAGTCCCCGCCCGGCCGGGTCGCCCGTACGCCCGAGGAACTGGCGGCCGTGTTCCGCGACGGCGGCTGGGCGGACGAGTCCGCCACGGCCCTGCGCGCCGCGTTCCGGGAGCGCTTCTGCCAGTTCGACGACGGGCGGGCCGCCGAGCGCGTCGTACGCCGGGTGCTGCTGGGGGAGCCGCCCGAGTCGGTCCCGCCCGTGATCCCGCTCGCGGAGCGCGTCCCGGCCCCCGCCGCCACCCTCGTAAGGAGCTGA
- a CDS encoding bifunctional glycosyltransferase/CDP-glycerol:glycerophosphate glycerophosphotransferase, producing the protein MPRFSIIVPVYKVQGFLRECLDSVLGQSFGDFEVIAVDDRSPDGSGAILDEYAARDARVRALHLPENVGLGRARNAGLEQAAGDYVLFLDSDDHYTPGLLAAVAARLEATGEPDILVFDHVRTHWWGRGGRSEAADLLAAAGTDTFGIRESPQYLNLFLVAWNKAYRRSFFQEHGLRYAPGLYEDAPVTYRSMVLADRIACLDRIGVEYRQRRQGAITKTPGRRHFDIFPQYEGLFAFLEQRPDLDWARPPLLERALNHMLFVLARKDRVRPADRGDFYREIRSFHRRHLPEGGFPEPGGWRGVEMRLLASAPYASYAAVRGLRDLRAAALGGQRRVTRKASDVAVRTWYRAQSKRPLDPHLAVYSATHHRGVSGDPAAIHAKARELAPHIRGVWVVREDAVDALPPGIEHVTPGSRRYQEVMARATYWVNNVNWPGTLAKRPGSVHIHTHQGTPLKYMGADLLTKPGARHGFDVPQMLRRADRWDYSLVAGRHAERAWERAYPCHFTSLRTGSPRNDVLVGAGPERGLAVRERLGVPADHTVVLYAPTRRDYRRGGHVDRFDLARFAADLGPGHTLVVRLHPSLAGGVARGLGLADLHRRGVVVDATDEPHVEDVLLASDALVTDYSALMFDYVLLDRPVVVHADDWGAFTASRGAYFDVTADAPGHVSRSYRELAWLFASGTWQDAESARLRAGFRERYCEFEDGQAAERVVRLLMLGERSGALPPTARRIPGPRARSETLVER; encoded by the coding sequence GTGCCCCGCTTCAGCATCATCGTCCCCGTGTACAAGGTGCAGGGTTTCCTGCGCGAGTGTCTCGACTCGGTGCTCGGCCAGTCTTTCGGCGACTTCGAGGTGATCGCCGTGGACGACCGCTCGCCGGACGGCAGCGGTGCGATCCTCGACGAGTACGCGGCCCGCGACGCCCGGGTGCGGGCGCTGCACCTGCCCGAGAACGTCGGCCTGGGCCGGGCCCGCAACGCCGGCCTGGAGCAGGCGGCCGGCGACTACGTCCTGTTCCTCGACAGCGACGACCACTACACGCCGGGCCTGCTGGCGGCCGTCGCCGCGCGCCTCGAAGCGACCGGCGAGCCGGACATCCTGGTCTTCGACCACGTGCGCACCCACTGGTGGGGCCGGGGCGGGCGCAGCGAGGCGGCGGACCTGCTGGCCGCGGCGGGCACGGACACCTTCGGCATCCGGGAGAGCCCGCAGTACCTGAACCTGTTCCTGGTCGCCTGGAACAAGGCGTACCGCCGGTCCTTCTTCCAGGAGCACGGCCTTCGGTACGCGCCGGGGCTGTACGAGGACGCGCCGGTCACCTACCGGTCGATGGTGCTGGCGGACCGGATCGCCTGCCTGGACCGGATCGGGGTGGAGTACCGGCAGCGCAGGCAGGGCGCGATCACCAAGACGCCGGGGCGCCGGCACTTCGACATCTTCCCGCAGTACGAGGGCCTGTTCGCGTTCCTGGAGCAGCGTCCCGACCTCGACTGGGCACGGCCGCCGCTGCTGGAGCGGGCCCTGAACCACATGCTGTTCGTGCTGGCCCGCAAGGACCGGGTGCGGCCCGCGGACCGGGGCGACTTCTACCGCGAGATCCGCTCCTTCCACCGGCGTCACCTCCCCGAGGGCGGCTTCCCGGAGCCCGGCGGCTGGCGCGGGGTCGAGATGCGGCTGCTGGCCTCGGCGCCCTACGCGTCGTACGCGGCGGTGCGGGGTCTGCGGGACCTGCGCGCGGCGGCCCTGGGCGGGCAGCGGCGAGTGACGCGGAAGGCGTCGGACGTCGCCGTGCGCACCTGGTACCGGGCCCAGTCGAAGCGGCCCCTCGATCCGCATCTCGCCGTCTACTCGGCGACCCACCACCGGGGCGTGTCCGGCGACCCGGCAGCGATCCACGCCAAGGCGCGCGAGCTCGCCCCGCACATCCGGGGCGTGTGGGTGGTCCGGGAGGACGCGGTGGACGCGCTGCCGCCCGGCATCGAGCATGTGACGCCGGGCTCGCGGCGCTACCAGGAGGTCATGGCGCGGGCCACGTACTGGGTGAACAACGTCAACTGGCCCGGCACCCTGGCCAAGCGGCCCGGCAGCGTCCACATCCACACCCACCAGGGCACCCCGCTCAAGTACATGGGCGCCGACCTGCTGACCAAGCCGGGCGCCCGGCACGGCTTCGACGTGCCGCAGATGCTGCGCCGCGCCGACCGCTGGGACTACAGCCTGGTCGCCGGCCGGCACGCGGAGCGGGCGTGGGAGCGGGCGTACCCGTGTCACTTCACCTCGCTGCGGACCGGCAGCCCGCGCAACGACGTGCTGGTCGGCGCCGGTCCGGAGCGGGGCCTGGCCGTGCGCGAGCGGCTCGGTGTCCCCGCCGACCACACGGTCGTGCTGTACGCGCCGACCCGCCGCGACTACCGGCGGGGCGGGCACGTCGACCGGTTCGATCTGGCCCGGTTCGCCGCGGACCTCGGCCCCGGCCACACGCTCGTCGTCCGTCTGCACCCGTCGCTGGCCGGGGGTGTGGCGCGCGGCCTGGGCCTTGCCGACCTGCACCGGCGGGGTGTGGTGGTGGACGCGACGGACGAGCCGCACGTCGAGGACGTGCTGCTCGCCTCCGACGCGCTGGTCACCGACTACTCCGCCCTGATGTTCGACTACGTCCTCCTCGACCGGCCGGTCGTGGTGCACGCCGACGACTGGGGCGCGTTCACGGCGAGCCGGGGCGCCTACTTCGACGTCACGGCCGACGCGCCGGGGCACGTGTCCCGCTCGTACCGGGAGCTGGCCTGGCTGTTCGCGTCCGGCACCTGGCAGGACGCGGAGTCGGCGCGGCTGCGGGCGGGCTTCAGGGAGCGGTACTGCGAGTTCGAGGACGGGCAGGCCGCCGAGCGGGTCGTCCGCCTGCTGATGCTGGGCGAGCGGAGCGGTGCGCTGCCGCCCACGGCCCGCCGGATCCCGGGGCCGCGTGCCCGGTCCGAGACGCTGGTCGAGCGATGA
- a CDS encoding organic hydroperoxide resistance protein: MDALYTAVATATHGREGRAVSSDGVLDLALGMPEALGGNGQGTNPEQLFAAGYAACFGSALGLVGRQAKVDVSDAAVTAEVSIGKQGEGFGLAVTLRVELPDSVDEATGRKLVEQAHQVCPYSNATRGNIEVQLVIE, encoded by the coding sequence ATGGACGCGCTCTACACCGCTGTCGCCACCGCCACCCACGGCCGCGAGGGCCGCGCCGTCAGCTCCGACGGCGTGCTGGACCTCGCGCTGGGCATGCCCGAGGCACTGGGCGGCAACGGCCAGGGCACCAACCCCGAGCAGCTCTTCGCCGCCGGTTACGCCGCCTGCTTCGGCAGCGCCCTCGGCCTCGTCGGCCGCCAGGCCAAGGTCGACGTCAGCGACGCCGCCGTGACCGCCGAGGTCTCCATAGGCAAGCAGGGCGAGGGCTTCGGGCTCGCCGTCACCCTCCGTGTCGAGCTCCCCGACAGCGTGGACGAGGCGACCGGCCGCAAGCTGGTCGAGCAGGCCCACCAGGTCTGCCCGTACTCCAACGCCACCCGCGGCAACATCGAGGTCCAGCTCGTCATCGAGTAG
- a CDS encoding MarR family winged helix-turn-helix transcriptional regulator — MADTSYPGDMNTPDDDWLRLDQQICFSLHAASRAFNGVYRGILKDLGLTYPQYLVLLVLWEHDELPVKKLGEHLRLDSGTLSPLLKRLEAAGLVRRERSARDERSVEVRLTEEGVALRRRALQVPRRIAASTGFDVDEIRALRARLDELTTALDAAALAEAAGGSPAADERS; from the coding sequence ATGGCGGACACGAGTTACCCTGGAGACATGAACACGCCGGACGACGACTGGCTCCGCCTGGACCAGCAGATCTGCTTCTCCCTGCACGCGGCATCCCGCGCCTTCAACGGCGTCTACCGCGGGATCCTCAAGGACCTCGGGCTCACATACCCCCAGTACCTGGTGCTGCTGGTGCTGTGGGAGCACGACGAGCTGCCCGTGAAGAAGCTCGGGGAGCATCTGCGCCTGGACTCCGGCACGCTGTCGCCGCTGCTCAAGCGGCTGGAGGCGGCAGGGCTCGTCCGCCGGGAGCGCAGCGCGCGCGACGAGCGGTCGGTGGAGGTACGGCTGACCGAGGAGGGCGTCGCGCTGCGGCGGCGGGCCCTTCAGGTACCGCGCCGGATCGCCGCCTCGACCGGGTTCGACGTCGACGAGATCCGCGCCCTGCGCGCCCGCCTCGACGAGCTCACCACGGCCCTGGACGCGGCCGCCCTCGCGGAGGCGGCGGGTGGTTCGCCTGCGGCAGACGAGCGGTCGTAG
- a CDS encoding glycosyltransferase family 39 protein, with protein sequence MLGIGLWGLDRGGMWGDESVTFQVAQRTVPQIWRLLHDVDAVHGLYYLFMHAVLAVHPGEVVLRLPSVCAATATAGLVAALGVRLAGPRVGLWAGLLYAVTPMTGHYAQEGRSYALVAAGVAGATLLLLRAVEAATARAWWPYGTVVALTCLLHELAVLVLCAHAATLALMRVPRRVWSGWGCAAGAVVLLLLPLVWVSQGQSGQVAWLVTPGWDRIERLVRHFSPGPGGVVFWGSLLLMAVGLRTRRLAAVALPLLLVPPGILMTVSQVRPLFHDRYVLYSLAGASLLVAAGAGQVSGVLGRVRFEGRRGRVGGRQVRALLGVTGVLALTVTFVHHLPVHRQHRSAAHRPDNLAVVSALAFRQMRPGDPVLFVPSVGRLAALAYPKGFRQVRDIALRESAPRSGTLWGREATPGELRHRLASVDRVWVVAEAYALDPRWSPPDPVERTKLAVLAEEFTVREEHIRHGVILRLHVRKTPTDVPSADEPSTGVASADEPHGGVPPADAATADELSADVTTVGESSAEVRPPG encoded by the coding sequence ATGCTGGGCATCGGGCTGTGGGGCCTGGACCGCGGCGGCATGTGGGGCGACGAGAGCGTCACCTTCCAGGTCGCGCAGCGCACGGTGCCGCAGATCTGGCGGCTGCTGCACGACGTGGACGCGGTGCACGGCCTGTACTACCTGTTCATGCACGCCGTCCTCGCCGTCCACCCGGGCGAGGTCGTCCTGCGGCTGCCGTCGGTGTGCGCGGCGACGGCGACCGCCGGCCTGGTCGCGGCCCTCGGCGTCCGGCTCGCCGGGCCACGGGTCGGTCTGTGGGCCGGTCTCCTCTACGCCGTCACGCCGATGACCGGCCACTACGCCCAGGAGGGACGGTCGTACGCGCTCGTCGCGGCGGGCGTGGCGGGGGCGACGCTGCTGCTGCTCAGGGCGGTGGAGGCGGCCACCGCACGGGCCTGGTGGCCGTACGGGACCGTCGTCGCCCTGACCTGTCTGCTGCACGAGCTGGCGGTGCTGGTGCTGTGCGCGCACGCGGCGACGCTGGCTCTCATGCGGGTGCCGAGGAGGGTGTGGTCCGGCTGGGGATGTGCGGCGGGAGCGGTCGTGCTGCTCCTGCTGCCGCTGGTGTGGGTGTCGCAGGGGCAGTCCGGGCAGGTGGCGTGGCTGGTGACACCCGGGTGGGACAGGATCGAGAGGCTGGTGCGGCACTTCTCGCCCGGCCCGGGCGGAGTGGTCTTCTGGGGCTCGCTGCTGCTGATGGCCGTCGGGCTCCGGACGCGGCGACTGGCGGCGGTCGCGCTTCCGCTGCTGCTCGTGCCGCCGGGGATCCTGATGACGGTGTCGCAGGTGCGGCCGCTGTTCCACGACCGGTACGTGCTCTACTCCCTGGCGGGAGCGTCCCTGCTGGTGGCCGCCGGGGCCGGGCAGGTGAGCGGGGTGCTGGGGCGGGTGCGGTTCGAGGGGCGCCGGGGGCGGGTCGGCGGGCGGCAGGTGCGCGCCCTGCTGGGCGTCACCGGCGTCCTCGCGCTCACCGTCACCTTCGTCCACCACCTCCCCGTCCACCGCCAGCACCGGTCCGCCGCCCACCGCCCCGACAACCTCGCCGTCGTCTCCGCGCTCGCCTTCCGCCAGATGCGCCCCGGCGACCCGGTGCTGTTCGTCCCGTCGGTCGGGAGGCTCGCCGCGCTGGCCTACCCGAAGGGGTTCCGGCAGGTCCGGGACATCGCCCTGCGGGAGTCGGCGCCCCGGTCCGGGACACTGTGGGGCCGCGAGGCGACGCCCGGGGAACTGCGGCACCGGCTCGCCTCGGTGGACCGCGTCTGGGTCGTCGCCGAGGCGTACGCGCTGGACCCGCGCTGGTCTCCGCCCGATCCGGTCGAGCGCACGAAACTGGCCGTCCTGGCGGAGGAGTTCACCGTCCGCGAGGAACACATCCGGCACGGGGTGATCCTCCGCCTCCACGTCCGGAAAACACCAACCGACGTGCCGTCCGCCGACGAGCCGTCCACCGGCGTCGCGTCCGCCGACGAGCCGCACGGCGGCGTACCGCCCGCCGACGCAGCGACCGCCGATGAACTGTCCGCCGACGTGACGACCGTCGGTGAGTCGTCCGCCGAGGTACGTCCGCCTGGGTAG
- a CDS encoding glycosyltransferase family 2 protein, which translates to MNAVQNPERPLPQVAVVVIGYDDAAHVTDAVRSALAQGPAVREVVAVDDCSTDGSAGLLDRLAASEPRLRVIRRRANSGGCGTPRNTGLNAVTSPYVMFLDSDDVLPPGAVDALLDAATGAHAEVASGLCVRRELPSGREVPWQERLYALHAVVPHPAQRPRLVHDTLCVNKLYRTGFLREHGIRFPEGRFPYEDVVFTARVLAAAPRIALVPDRVYVWHVRRSAERLSISLDRSGVGNWRARTEACRQAYEILLGAGQKELARVARAKFLDHDLRMYMRELALRDTAYQRAWWELTRAHLAEYDADDWARGPAAPGRLVGRVVLASPEPRDLPRLRELAARPARLYPPYARAADGTPVWSADLPQVSLEPLLTRPVQVLPLAVDAELRPRARGARLRLRLHELYGRLAQAGPEAVEVEWRHRDDGEAVVRRTTALVPSAGTWSAETTVDLPALAAPGVSTWDLRLRIRFRDGVSRDVTAHALTGAGLLRRSAVPSARHGVVLVQPYATHSGALALRVAPGVRGVLSVVRGRLRRLLH; encoded by the coding sequence ATGAATGCCGTACAGAACCCCGAGAGGCCCCTCCCCCAGGTCGCCGTCGTGGTCATCGGCTACGACGACGCCGCCCATGTGACGGACGCCGTGCGCTCGGCGCTCGCCCAGGGTCCGGCCGTGCGCGAGGTCGTGGCCGTCGACGACTGCTCGACGGACGGCAGCGCCGGCCTGCTCGACCGGCTCGCCGCGTCGGAGCCCCGCCTGCGGGTCATCCGCCGCCGGGCCAACAGCGGCGGCTGCGGCACCCCGCGCAACACCGGGCTCAACGCGGTGACGTCGCCGTACGTGATGTTCCTGGACAGCGACGACGTCCTGCCGCCCGGCGCGGTCGACGCGCTGCTCGACGCGGCGACGGGCGCGCACGCGGAGGTCGCGAGCGGCCTGTGCGTACGCCGCGAACTGCCGTCGGGGCGCGAAGTACCCTGGCAGGAGCGCCTGTACGCCCTCCACGCCGTGGTACCGCACCCCGCGCAACGCCCGCGCCTGGTCCACGACACGCTCTGCGTCAACAAGCTCTACCGCACCGGCTTCCTGCGCGAGCACGGCATCCGTTTTCCCGAGGGCCGCTTCCCGTACGAGGACGTCGTCTTCACCGCGCGCGTACTGGCCGCCGCCCCGCGCATCGCCCTGGTCCCCGACCGGGTGTACGTCTGGCACGTGCGCCGGTCCGCCGAGCGGCTGTCGATCTCGCTGGACCGGTCCGGCGTCGGGAACTGGCGGGCCCGTACGGAGGCGTGCCGGCAGGCGTACGAGATCTTGCTGGGCGCCGGGCAGAAGGAGCTCGCACGGGTCGCGCGCGCCAAGTTCCTCGACCACGACCTGCGGATGTACATGCGTGAACTGGCGTTGCGCGACACGGCCTACCAGCGCGCGTGGTGGGAGCTCACGCGGGCGCATCTCGCGGAGTACGACGCGGACGACTGGGCACGCGGCCCGGCCGCTCCCGGCCGGCTGGTCGGGCGGGTCGTCCTGGCCTCCCCGGAGCCGCGCGACCTGCCCCGGCTGCGGGAGCTGGCGGCCCGCCCGGCCCGGCTGTATCCGCCGTACGCCCGGGCCGCCGACGGCACGCCCGTCTGGTCGGCGGACCTCCCGCAGGTTTCCCTGGAGCCCCTGCTCACCCGGCCCGTGCAGGTGCTGCCCCTCGCCGTCGACGCGGAGCTGCGGCCCCGGGCGCGTGGCGCCCGGCTGCGGCTGCGCCTGCACGAGCTGTACGGCCGGCTGGCGCAGGCGGGCCCGGAGGCGGTGGAGGTGGAGTGGCGGCACCGGGACGACGGGGAGGCGGTGGTCCGTCGTACGACCGCGCTGGTGCCGTCGGCCGGCACCTGGTCGGCGGAGACGACCGTGGACCTGCCCGCGCTGGCCGCGCCCGGCGTGAGCACCTGGGACCTGCGCCTTCGGATCCGCTTCCGCGACGGCGTGAGCCGCGACGTCACGGCGCACGCCCTCACGGGCGCCGGTCTGCTGCGCCGCAGCGCCGTCCCGAGCGCCCGGCACGGCGTGGTACTCGTACAGCCGTACGCCACTCACTCGGGCGCGCTCGCGCTGCGCGTGGCGCCCGGCGTACGCGGTGTGCTGTCCGTCGTACGCGGAAGGCTGCGTCGCCTGCTTCACTGA
- the galE gene encoding UDP-glucose 4-epimerase GalE, which yields MTWLITGGAGYIGAHVVRAMTAAGEQAVVYDDLSTGIAERVPDGVPLVVGSTLDGERLARALADHSVTGVVHLAAKKQVGESVEQPLHYYRENVEGLRVLLDAVTAAQVPSFVFSSSAAVYGMPDVDLVTEETPCVPMSPYGETKLAGEWLVRATGRATGLSTASLRYFNVAGAAGPELADVGVFNLVPMVFEKLTEDAPPRIFGDDYPTPDGTCVRDYIHVVDLAEAHVAAARVLRSSPGRDLTLNIGRGEGVSVREMIDRINTVTGYDRPPTVTPRRPGDPARVVASAERAAAELGWKARHDVQDMITSAWEGWVRLHPEAARG from the coding sequence ATGACCTGGTTGATCACCGGCGGCGCCGGCTACATCGGAGCGCACGTCGTACGGGCGATGACCGCGGCGGGCGAACAGGCGGTGGTGTACGACGACCTGTCCACCGGTATCGCCGAGCGCGTGCCCGACGGAGTGCCGCTGGTGGTGGGCTCGACGCTGGACGGCGAGCGGCTCGCGCGCGCCCTCGCGGACCACTCGGTCACCGGTGTCGTCCACCTCGCGGCGAAGAAGCAGGTGGGCGAGTCGGTCGAGCAGCCGCTGCACTACTACCGGGAGAACGTCGAGGGCCTGCGGGTCCTGCTGGACGCCGTGACGGCGGCGCAGGTGCCGTCGTTCGTCTTCTCCTCCTCGGCGGCGGTGTACGGCATGCCGGACGTGGACCTGGTCACGGAGGAGACGCCCTGCGTGCCCATGTCGCCCTACGGCGAGACGAAGCTGGCCGGTGAGTGGCTGGTGCGCGCGACGGGCCGGGCGACCGGGCTGTCGACCGCGTCCCTGCGCTACTTCAACGTGGCCGGCGCGGCCGGCCCGGAACTCGCGGACGTCGGTGTCTTCAACCTCGTCCCGATGGTCTTCGAGAAGCTCACGGAGGACGCGCCCCCGCGCATCTTCGGCGACGACTACCCGACCCCGGACGGCACCTGCGTACGCGACTACATCCACGTCGTCGACCTGGCCGAGGCCCATGTCGCCGCGGCCCGGGTCCTGCGCTCCTCCCCCGGCCGCGACCTCACGCTCAACATCGGCCGGGGCGAGGGCGTCTCCGTCCGCGAGATGATCGACCGCATCAACACGGTCACCGGCTACGACCGGCCGCCCACGGTCACGCCGCGCCGCCCGGGCGACCCGGCCCGCGTCGTCGCCTCCGCCGAGCGCGCGGCCGCGGAGCTGGGCTGGAAGGCCCGGCACGACGTCCAGGACATGATCACCTCGGCGTGGGAGGGCTGGGTACGCCTGCACCCGGAGGCGGCGCGGGGCTGA
- a CDS encoding YciI family protein, with protein sequence MFAVELAFAPAPERLAARPAHRETLARLHAGGHLAAAGPWADDTGALLLFTVDRARLDEILHEDPYYRTPGVEVRSVREWTPVVGPAPISPAPPPGAGVPSPPTPR encoded by the coding sequence GTGTTCGCCGTGGAACTCGCCTTCGCCCCTGCCCCGGAGCGCCTGGCCGCCCGTCCCGCACACCGCGAGACCCTCGCCCGTCTGCACGCCGGCGGACACCTGGCGGCCGCCGGCCCGTGGGCCGACGACACGGGCGCCCTCCTGCTCTTCACGGTCGACCGGGCACGTCTGGACGAGATCCTGCACGAAGACCCCTACTACCGCACCCCCGGCGTCGAGGTGCGCTCGGTCCGCGAGTGGACCCCTGTCGTCGGCCCGGCGCCGATCAGCCCCGCGCCGCCTCCGGGTGCAGGCGTACCCAGCCCTCCCACGCCGAGGTGA
- a CDS encoding Crp/Fnr family transcriptional regulator has protein sequence MDGHGWRRLRDVPLFARLPDADMVALWNVSVPRRYAAGEVLRMQGEPADHLLVLLSGSTAASAATAGGRVVRFGMWRGPCALDKVALLDRAGHTATFTAVGACSVRAVPRARFMTLLDDSAAVRAHVLRLLAAQARAQQDRLTVTMTLPCEARLAAWLLEAAADSGPLVSLPGSQQGLADLLGVTRVTVNRALSRLRGDGLVRPAPDGRIELLAPELLARRATRHG, from the coding sequence GTGGACGGGCACGGATGGCGGCGGCTGCGGGACGTACCGCTGTTCGCGCGGTTGCCGGACGCCGACATGGTCGCCCTGTGGAACGTGTCCGTACCGCGCCGCTACGCCGCCGGGGAGGTGCTGCGGATGCAGGGCGAGCCGGCCGATCATCTGCTCGTGCTGCTGAGCGGGAGCACGGCGGCGTCCGCGGCGACGGCGGGCGGGCGTGTGGTGCGGTTCGGCATGTGGAGGGGGCCGTGCGCGCTGGACAAGGTGGCGCTGCTCGACCGGGCGGGCCACACCGCGACGTTCACCGCGGTCGGGGCGTGCAGCGTGCGCGCCGTGCCGCGAGCGCGGTTCATGACGCTGCTCGACGACTCGGCGGCGGTCCGCGCGCATGTGCTGCGGCTGCTGGCCGCCCAGGCACGCGCCCAGCAGGACCGGCTGACGGTCACGATGACCCTGCCGTGCGAGGCACGCCTCGCGGCCTGGCTGCTGGAAGCGGCGGCCGACAGCGGGCCTCTGGTCTCCCTGCCCGGCTCCCAGCAGGGGCTCGCCGACCTGCTCGGTGTCACCCGCGTGACGGTGAACCGCGCGCTGTCCCGCCTCCGGGGTGACGGCCTGGTCCGTCCGGCACCGGACGGCCGGATCGAACTGCTCGCACCGGAGCTGCTCGCGCGGCGCGCCACCCGGCACGGCTGA